The genomic window aattcaTGGATGACTGTCCCTCTGTCTACGATCGTTTCCGTTACCGTGACATTCACTCCTGCCATGTGATGGACGGTTACTGGACCTTCTATGAACATCCCAACTACAGAGGCCGACAGTACTTCATGAGACCCGGTGAATACAGGAGATACAGTGACTGGGGCGGCTACAACTCAACTATCGGATCTTTCAGACGCATGAGATATTATTAGAATATTCATGACAAATATGGTTTTGTTTTCTAACATATGTGTCAGCAGAATAAATATACATATCCTCACTGCTTTTTCTCTCAATTGATTTGTGTTTGGATTGTCAGAGTAATTGTGAGCAGTGTCAAGTTATTGAATGGGATGGGTAAAGAATCCCTGAGACAATAGTTTCAGAGAAATGTCCAGGATGAGAAAAGGCACATTTAGGGCAAATATGGAGACTTCTTCCCATCATGCACCCTGTCTCATTTTCCATTCCAGGGAGCTGAGGTTGAAAATTTCACACAAATTCAGAACAAGACAATGACCATTAGATGAAGCAATTTGATGATAATGAAAACCTAAGTCTCTGTGCCAACTAAATATTTCTACTTCACTGTCATTTCCCCAGAAATCGGCAAAATTCTCCACTTCCaaacaaagaaagacttgcattgatatagtgccTTCTACAGTCATTGGTTAGTCCAAAGGGCTTCACATCCAAGGAAGCATTTCTTTCATGTCTTTTTATGAGAGCTTTTCTATTTTTGCAAATACCACAACAAACCTTCAAAACTGGTACAGTACAGCTTGTTCATTTCTCCATATATAAATATCGCAAAGGACAGGAGGCATCCAACACAGCATCCTCAGTATACCTGGTGCTTCCACAAAAAGAACAAGTAACAGGATGGGGAAAAGAGGATAAAGACATGGAAACATGGCAAAGTGGGTCACACCATTGCGAACATTATATTAGAGGCATGGCTACACAGCCTGTGGAAAACCTTGTAGGACTAAGTCAGACATTACGGAATCTGCTTATTTGAGATAGGGCCCCATTCTTTCTGGGACACGTTTGGAATGCCATTGGGATAAATTCCATAGTAATTTTATGCCAATTCTGCAGAGAAGGAGACTGATCCCGAGTGCAGGAGCAAAGGATATTCTTTCGTGCTGCATGTGTTTGGATATTGTACAGCATTTTCTCATTGGCATCAATTATCTTCTTGTTTGGTACCCCAGAAACAAGTACAAAGGATCAAACTCTAAGGCTGTATCAAATATCTTAAGCTCTTTAAGTATGCCCAACCAGTGGGATTTAAATTTGACATAGGACCAGACAAAACAGGGGCAGTCTTATCAGAATATGGCAtgtgtcaggatctgactgaaaaccggcgtgtttctctccagagaaattgTCCGCGTTTATCTCCAgatcttgggtggcatggtggcaccacGGTTTGCACTGTGGACTCACAGCAcaaaggacccgggttcgtttcccgtcttgagtcactgtctgtgtggagtttatatgttCTCCCCTTAgagatgtgggtttcctccgggtgctccggtttactcccacgctccaaagatcatagaatcatagaatccctacagtgcagaaggaagccattcggcccatcaagcctgcaccaaccacaatcccagccaggctagttcgcttgacactaaagggcaatttagcatggccaatccacctaacccgcacatctttcgactgtgggaggaaaccagagcatccggaggaaacccacgcagacacggggagaacttgcagactttgcacagacagtgacccaaaccaggaattgaacccgggtccctggtgctgtgaggcagcagtgccaaccactgtgccaccgtgtgggttaggttgattggccatgataaattgcccctaagtgttagTGTTACCAtgtaaatatcatagaaatcatagaaaccctatagtgcagaaagaggccattcagcccatcgaatctgcaccgaccacaatctcacccaggccctacccccatatccctacacatttacccactattccctctaacctacgcatctcaggacattaaggggcaattttgttagcatggtcaatcaacctaacccgcacatctttttgtggaggaaaccggagcacccggagaaaacccacatatgtgggattatggggattggacctgggtgggattgttgtcagtgcaggctcaatgggccaaatggcctccttctacactgtagatcctatgattctatgattctgagactCTCTCAAAAAACAAGGGGGTGTGTTTCATggcgaggggcagggcctaaacacagTGGCAGAGCCCAGCTGTACTGAGATCGGGACACTTCAAACAGAGGAAAAATAACCTCCCCACCGACCCCACCATGGTGTTCGCAGGGGCTCCCACTCCATCGCCAGCATCCGGCCCTGCTGTGAGTGGTGGAATGGCTCCTCGAGAAGGTAGGGAAAAGGAGGAGCAGGTGATCAGCCTGGGATATCAGGTGGCTGAGGGAGAGAATGTTTTTGGAGTTTGCCACATCTTTGCTTCCTTCAGCGAAAATTTTGTCCATGTAACAGACCTGTCTGGCAAGGAAACCATCTTCCGTGTCACTGGGGGGGTTGAAGGTGATGGCAGACAGAGACGAGTCCTCCCCATATGCTGCCATGCTGGCCACTCAGGATGTGTTTCAGACATACAAGGGATTGGACATCCAAGAGCTACACATCAAACTGCGTGCGTGTCACTGGGGGCAAAAGAGCTAATACCGCTGAACCCGGTGCCAAGGATAAAGTCGCCGAGTTGCAAATATCTGAAAAAAGGAGTATCTCACTATATCATATTGTTAATACAGTTGCTGAAAAGATAACAAGGAGGCACCACTAAAGATGTCACCCAACCCTAACTGCCCAAATATCAAACCCATGGCCCATAAGACTGGGTGGGAAATCTGGGTTACCCTGACTGAGAGTCAAAGTCAAATTAAATCTTCCTTTCAACTCACAGACCATCTTTCACACTGAGTATTAATGATTGTTGGATTCTCACATTTGACAGGCACCTTCTTCTTAGTAAGGAGAAATAAATATCAACTTGGTATATTTCCTAATTCGTACCATTTTTGTTTGGCAAACTTTAGACTTCGGGAGGCAcgacagcacaatggttagcactgctgccgcatagtgccagggatccgggttcaattcctgccctgggtcactgtctgtgtggagtttgcatgttctccctgtgtctgtgtgggtttccttcaggtgccctggtttcctccctcagtccaaagatgtgtgggttaggttgattggccatgctaaattgaccctagtgtcagggggattagcagcgttaatatgtgggtttacgggaagaGGGCCTAGGAGGGATCatagttaataagaacataagaacataagaaataggagcaggagtaggccatctagcccctcgagcctgccccaccattcaacaagatcatggctgatctgaagcgaatcagttccacttacccgcctgctccccatatcccttaattcccttatcgatcagaaatctatctcgccgtgatttaaacatattcagcgaggtagcctccaccacttcaatgggcagagaattccagagattcactaccctctgagagaagaagttccccctcaactctgttctgaaccggcccccacttattttgaggctgtgccctctagttctggtttcccttctaagtggaaagaatctctccacctctaccctatccagccccttcaatatcttatatgtctctataagatcacccctcagccttctaaactccaacgagtacagactcaatctgttcaatctctcctcataagctacacccctcatctccggtatcaacctggtgaaccttctctgcactccctccaaggccaatatatccttcgcaaataaggggaccaaaactgcacacagtactccagttgcagcctcaccagtgccttgtatagttgcagcaaaacctccctgcttttatattctatccccctcgcgacaaaggccaacattccattcgccttcttgatcacctgctgcacctgcagactgagtttttgcgattcgtgcacaaggacccccaggtccctctgcacagcagcatgatgtaatttttctccatttaaataatattccaatttactattatttcttctaaagtggataacctcacatttaccaacgttatattccatctgtcagatcctcgcccactcgctcagcctatccaaatctctctgcagactttccgcatcctccacgcaattcgctttcccactcatcttcgtgtcatcagcaaactttgttaccctacactcagtcccctcctccagatcatctatgtaaatggtaaacagttgaggccccagcaccgatccctgcggcacgtcactggttaccaactgccaaccagaaaagcacccatttatcccaactctctgcttcctgttggatagccaatccccaatccatgccaacaccttacccccaactccgtgtaccccaatcttctgcagcaaccttttgtgaggcaccttatcgaatgccttctggaaatctaaaaacaccacatccaccggttcccctctgtcaaccgcactagtcacatcttcataaaaatccagtaaattcgtcaaacacgactttcccttcatgaatccatgctgcatctgcttgatcgaaccattcttatccaggtgctctgctatttcctctttaatgatggactccagcatcttaccaactacggacgttaagctaaccagcctgtagttatccgccttttgtctacttccttttttaaacagcggcgtaacagtagctgttttccaatcagccggcactaccccagagtctagcgaattttgataaataactactaacgcatcttctattacctcagccatttctttcagtaccctgggatgcattccatccgggcccggggacttgtctaccttcagtcccattagtctaccaagcactatctctttagtaacagtaattgtattaaggacctcacctcccaccaactctcgatctctaatattcggtaaactatttgtgtcttccaccgtgaagaccgacacaaagaacttatttaaagtctcagccatttcctcgttttccactattaaatcccccctctcaccttccaagggtccaacattcactctagccactctattcctttttatatatttgtaaaagcttttactatcattttttatattttgagccagtttagtttcataatctatctttcctttcttaatcgctttcttagtcattctttgttattttttaaagctttcccaatccactaattctccactatttttggccactctgtatgcatctgtttttattttaatactctcctttatttccttcattatccacgtctggttatcccttttcttacagtccttctttatcaccagaatatatttttgctgagtactttaaaaaatctccttaaaaatcctccactgttcctcagctgtcctacctaccagtctgctcgtccagtctacattagccaattccgccctcatcctatcgtactcccctctgttcaagcagaggacattggtttgggaccctactttctcaccctccatctgtatcagaaattcaaccatattatgatcactcaacccaaaaGGGTtgtgtctcattacacagtaccagatctaagataactcgctctctcgtaggttccgtaacatactgttcaatgaaactatcccaacagcattctaagaactcttcctcaagccctgcacgtccaatttgagtcaatCAATCAATCTGCaggttgaaatcccccatgattattgcctttctgtttttgcatgcatccattatttgcttgtttatagccctccccacctctaagttattacttgggggcctatagaccaggCGTGGTCTGTAGGCCCCCaagagttgggctgaatggcctgcttctgcactgtggggattgtatgATTGTATTATTCTCTCAGCATGTTGAATCAGCACAGAGTCCAGTGCCATTTGAAATGCAATAATTACTTTCAGCATTGAGAGTCTAGGATTCTTACCAAACTCCCTCTCTGTTTTACGGCCAATTTTActtcaagctggcactgccactcTAGTATTTTACATTTTTTCTTGGCTGAATGCGAAATGACCAAACCCCTTTGCAAAAGCCTTGCAGGTTCCCCACAGGATTGAGGAGAAACTTCAGAAAGAGAACTGACTGAGTAGAGAAGATCAAAATCAGTCTTCAAGTGCGAGATAATGTTATGATCCTTAAGCAGAGATGCATTAAATCTCTAAGGTCTAGACCAAGGatgaatcacccaaggctggatttgaacccgggtccctggtattgtgaggcagcagtgctaaccacagtgctaccgtgccacctctgCCAGgactgaaagttgacaaggcacagggaccagatgggatgcatccaaagatactgaaggaagtgagaatggaaattgtagGGTTGTTGGCCATAACCTTCCAGTCTTCTGTAGATTGTAAAGctagccccagcaattacaggccagtcagtttaacaccaGGGATCGGCAAAggtctagaaacaattattcaggaaAGAATTAGTAGTCACTAGAATCACTTCAACGAGTCagatgaggttggcctcttagaGTAGGAACTCCCTGATTCAAGTCTGTCCGAGGGCActgttaatgccctccatgcccatTGAGCACCGCagagactggggtgtattattgaccccttaaatcacattttaatttgatgttttaagtttcatttccacttttgtcttttgtttcggacggttctcctccttttagggagcttcCCTTTTTGAGTTATCCCTAAGTTATTTTGATTTCCTTTATTTGGTTGGCATTAAAGGATGTCCCTGATTCAAATCAGAATTGGCTGCCCAATTAGGGAGCCTCAACTGTATATaaaaatgggagtgtcaggtcctcTGGCAttctggattctgactgtgtaacAGAAGCATGCTAGGAGTgaaagagtttgtaaataaagggaatttgcTGAAGGGAGACTGGCATTGGAGGAGTTACATCAGTCACATAGAAAAATATGGTTTTATTAGGAAGAGCCCACATGGacttttaaaaaaggaattgTGTTTATACAACTTGCTCATATTTTATCAGGAGTTACAGATAGGGTCGATGAGGGTCATGCTTTTGATGTGGtgcacatggactttcagaagtcaTTTGATACAGCACCACAAAACTTGTGAGAAAatcatagctcatggaataaaaggaacaggAGCAATGTGAATACAAAATTGTCAGAATAATAGGAAGCAATGGGTAATGGTCAATGGGTATTTTTCAGGCTGAAGGAAGGTTTGTGGTTGTATTCCCCATGGGCCAggattgggacccttgctttttctgatatatattaatgaactCGATCTTGGCGTGCAGGGAAAAATTTCaatgtttgcggatgacatgaaaccCGCAAGTGTTGTAAGCAGTGAAGATAACTGTGTAGAAATTCAAAAGAACAcacacaagttggtggagtgggcagataggggcagatgaagttcaatgcagagaagtgtgagaaggaagaatataaaataaataaggagcagagggacctgggtgtattggTGATTAGAtcattgaatgtggcaggacaaGTGGCGAGAGCAGTAGATAAAGtctatagtattctgggctttattgatAGAGGCATAGAATAAAaatcaaggaggttatgctgaacttttaCAAGACACTAGgtggacctcagctggaatatcgtGTACAGTTCTAGGCACAACATTATAAGAAGAATATGAACgcattagaaagagtgcaaaggaggtttgcaagaatggttccagggatgagaaacttcagttatgaggatagactggagaGGTTTGGACTATTGTCCTTGGAGAGCAGGAGGCCTTACTATAGGCTGATGTGATCCAGTGGTAACTGTCTTGTTCCttccgacagcgcagagtcgctgagcagaaactgatagccaagttccgcacacatgaggatagcctaaaccgggatgttggatttatgtcatattatcagtaacccccacagcttgcctcctgggcttgcagaatctcactagttgttctgtctggagacaatacacatctctttaacctgtgtttaatgctccctccacccacattgtctgtatctttaagacctggctggctgtcgggatttgcattctaatcagtattctgtaacttgatttctgtgtctctgcactgtttgagagcacatttccactccatctgatgaaggagaagcgctccgaaagcttatggtatttgctaccaaacaaacctgttggactttaacctggtgttgtgagacttcttactgtgttgcttCCCACACAGCCATGGGGAAGGCCCAAAAACTGAACATGTAATTGGTAACTTGAAATGTAACTGCTATTGGTCCGTATCTCTGAAATGGAGACATCTGAAAGCTGGGATTGGCTCTCCTTGGAGCACAGAAAGTTCAGGGAGATTTTaataaagatgttcaaaatcacaaagCCTTTTGATAGAGGAAATAAGAATTTTCTTTTCCAGTGGCTGGAGGGTTGTAAACCAGACAACACAGATACAAGATAAATGGCAAACGaaccagaggggagatgaggagaatatatTTTTACACAGAAAATTGTCAGGAACACAcaacctgaaagggtggtggaagcagattcaatcataactttcaaaagagcATTAGATAATAGTGTCCCAGCTCAGATGGAATAGCCTTGCCTCGGAGTCAGAGGTTGTGAGTTTAAGTCCTGCTCCTGCACTTCAGCCCAACAATgcaggctgacactgcagtgcagtcctgagtgagtgctgcattgttaaagaTGCCACCTTTCACAAGAGATTTTGCACCAAGGTCCTGTTTGCATTTGGAGTTGGACATAAAATATTCCACAGCAcggttttgaagaagagcaggagaattaatcccagtgccctggccaatatttatccctcactcaATGTCACCAGAAAAATATAAGAGCCTGAAAGGGCAGATGGTAAAGTGAAGTAGAGAACACAatgagagcagccatgatcttatttaatggcggAAGaggctgaagggctgaatggactattCCTGATCCTATGTTCCTATTTGTTTCTCTCCTGTCATTttcaatcacattgctatttgttgctatgtacaaattggctgttgtgtttccaacattacaacagagaCATCATTTCAAAGAtatttcattggatgtgaagcattttgggacttCAGATGCTGCAGAACGCATTATCTTAATGCATGTCATTTTTTATTTGGAAGTGGAACATTTGCTGGTTTCgggggtgttgttaaaactctttctgggGAAATGACAGCGAAGTAAAAATATTTGGTTGGCACAGAGACTAAGATTTTCATTCTCATCAAATTGGTTCATCTGAATTTGTGTGAAATTTTCAACTTCAGCTCCAGAAATGGAAACTGAGGCAGGGTGCATGATGGGAAGAAGTCTCCATATTTGTCCAAAATTTATCTGTTCTCATCCTGGACATTTCTCTGAAGCTAATGTCTCAGGGATTCTTTCCCAATCCCACTCAATAACTTAACAGTACACACAATTTCTCTGACAATCCAAGCACAAATCAATTGGGAGAAAAAGGAGTGAGGATATGTATATTTATTCTGCTGATGCTAATGTTAGAAAAACAAAACCATATTTGCCATGAATATTCTAATAATATCTCATGCGTCTGAAAGATCCGATAGTTGAGTTGTAGCCGCCCCAGTCACTGTATCTCCTGTATTCACCGGGTCTCATGAAGTACTGTCGGCCTCTGTAGTTGGGATGTTCATAGAAGGTCCAGTAACCGTCCATCACATGGCAGGAGTGAATGTCACGGTAACGGAAACGATCGTAGACAGAGGGACAGTCATCCAtgaattccatcatctgtccCCCAAAGTCAGGCCTCTCGTAAATCCTCATTTTGTAGTTTCCACCTCGGTACTGGAATAGAGATAAAAGCATATTTGTGATGATCGTAATAATTACACATCTGAAATAGGTTATAGAAATGGAGCTGGTTCGTTAGAAGGGAATTGCTGAAGGATCATCTCATTAACAATCAGAGTGGAGTTGAGACAATTGAATAACATGAATAGGAGGCTTGGATTATAGTTACACCTGATTAACAGTGAGAAACATTTgcatattatagaacatagaacatagaacagtacagcacagaacaggccctttggcccgcgttgttgtgccgagctttatctgaaaccaagatcaagctatcccactccctatcatcctggtgcactccatgtgcctatccaataaccgcttaaatgttcctaaagtgtctgactccactatcactgcaggcagtccattccacaccccaacaactccctgcgtaaagaacctacctctgatatccgtcctatatctcccaccacgaaccctatagttatgcccccttgtaatagctccatccacccgaggaaatcgtctttgaacgttcactctatctatccccttcatcattttataaacctctattaagtctcccctcagcctcctccgctccagagagaacagccctagctccctcaacctttcctcataagacctaccctccaaaccaggcagcatcctggtaaatctcctctgcactctttccagcgcttccacatcgttcttatagtgaggtgaccagaactgcacacaatattccaaatgtggtctcaccaaggtcctgtacagttgcagcataaccccatggctcttaaactccaaccccctgttaataaaagctaacacactataggccttcttcacagctctatccacttgagtggcgacctttagagatctgtggatatgaaccccaagatctctctgttcctccacagccttcagaaccctacctttgaccctgtaatccattaTATACAGTTAAAAAGGAAAAGTATAAGGAAGATGAAGATAACTTGATAGTTAATGGGGTGATGGAATGGGAGCCACTCATTTAGCAATGTCTGTGATTGTCTGGAATATGTTAGCTTAGTCTTCTGCTTTTATGGGGAATGGGAagagttgatgagggcaatgtaACCACGGGAATGAGATTGGAAGTGTTTTGTTGCGGCAATGCATATTTTTGTTGGGTTCATGTTATTATCCTCATCTCACTGATGTATCTTTGATGTAATATGAAGTGAGACTGCGAGTGTCTATGCGGCACACACTGTGATATTTCTATACAAAACTGGCCTTATGTTGTAACAAAACACGTTAAaactgtgaagttgtacgaactaagtaagggcatgatgggaaaattggtcaactttttgttacaatataaagaacggctgaccaaagctatttcaaaatgccagacccctgtaagagttaataaggctgtatgagtaaataaaacaagataaggtcagggaggaaggagtcaccgaccttcttctgttccatcaaaggacaagataagggtatgaataatgagacaaagagttctaggaggtcagcaagttaaaacctgattaatgatattgctcacgattctattactaatTGAATTCCTGAATGTGCTCTGGTCACGaacactgataatgattatgtataaatactgaactgtttctctgtgtaattgcggacttgtggaagaatgAGCAGTtataccaactgctctctgaccccaagttttcagccaaaactgcatgcagtctttcataAATAAAGACTAGTTATTTAGTCGAAacaaattttgttgagtctttctatcacagtcaagaagcaggaaagtttccacttcaacaaaaCAAGAAAGTATTCCACAAGGTAACATAAAAATTTACATTGATTCTGATCCAACAGAATCTCAGTCTAATACGATGTTGTTAAAATTAATTTAATAGGCTCCTATTCAGATCGAATATATTTTTAAGAAAAAGGACTCTTGTTGGTATGTACAGGATACATGAATTGAACTATGAATTGAGTCAATGTAATGCTAGAATTATTAACACTAATAGAAAATTTAAGGGGAAGCGACGAAACTGTGAGGAGAGAGAAGAAATACAAGGATCTGCTCATAATGTTCGACACAAGACTGGAGGATAGTCGTGTGGAGCATAAATGTGACCATATAGACTTAACTGATTGGAGTTGTTGAGTGCAACGGCCTGTCTATATGCTATTAATTCCTTGTGACTAAATTATCCAACCATTGCCAAATTCCAATAGCTGCTCGCAGATAGTGTTTACAAGGTAGAAACTGATCTGCTCTCATTTTAGTTCCCAGACTTGGAGGCAGCTACGTGCCAATCTAAGGCCCAAATTCAGCATCAGCACTCATTAACAGTTGATGCACAAATACCCTCCAGAGGCAGTTTACACATTTGAGGGGCACAGCAATGGATTCGAATGGGCGCTGGGGATGGGGGATATGAAGTGTTTGGAGAGGCTGTGATCACAATGATTGTGGAGTCAGACAATCACCCTGACTCTCATAAGGACAACAGGAAGTCTTTTCAGAGAAACATTCTCCGTTTAGGACACTGCAACTGTGTAAGAATCCATCTCAATCAAACTTCTCCCGGGGCACCTAGAGCTTGGGTATTCGGCATCTCATTTACAATTTTAAATAACCTAACCCTGTTTTAGGTGGCCAGCAGCACTGCCTGAAAAAAATTACTTGACCCAATTTCGAGAAGCAATGTGCTCCAATTTCAACCAATGCAGATTTATACCCTCAAGAATGTGGCTGGGTATGTTTACTGTTAGACTGGATTTG from Mustelus asterias chromosome 14, sMusAst1.hap1.1, whole genome shotgun sequence includes these protein-coding regions:
- the LOC144503811 gene encoding gamma-crystallin S-1-like isoform X3 translates to MGRVIFYEDRNFQGRHYECSTDCADLSPYFSRCNSMRVMSDWWVMYERPNYMGYQYVLSRGDYPDYQRWMGFNDSIGSCRSYPYVSGNYKMRIYERPDFGGQMMEFMDDCPSVYDRFRYRDIHSCHVMDGYWTFYEHPNYRGRQYFMRPGEYRRYSDWGGYNSTIGSFRRMRYY
- the LOC144503811 gene encoding gamma-crystallin S-1-like isoform X2, translated to MGRVIFYEDRNFQGRHYECSTDCADLSPYFSRCNSMRVMSDWWVMYERPNYMGYQYVLSRGDYPDYQRWMGFNDSIGSCRSYPYYRGGNYKMRIYERPDFGGQMMEFMDDCPSVYDRFRYRDIHSCHVMDGYWTFYEHPNYRGRQYFMRPGEYRRYSDWGGYNSTIGSFRRMRYY
- the LOC144503811 gene encoding gamma-crystallin S-1-like isoform X1, translating into MLGKVIFYEDRNFQGRHYECSTDCADLSPYFSRCNSMRVMSDWWVMYERPNYMGYQYVLSRGDYPDYQRWMGFNDSIGSCRSYPYYRGGNYKMRIYERPDFGGQMMEFMDDCPSVYDRFRYRDIHSCHVMDGYWTFYEHPNYRGRQYFMRPGEYRRYSDWGGYNSTIGSFRRMRYY